A region of the Apium graveolens cultivar Ventura chromosome 6, ASM990537v1, whole genome shotgun sequence genome:
AATCAGGTTCTATTTTGCAATGGGTTTAAATTTCAGTAAGTAGACACACcttccagaatgcttcaaaaattctTGGGGGATTGTACAAAAATGCCACAGCAAGTATCTCAGGATAGTAGTTTTGTAATATGCTTATAGTATCTCTAGCAGATTTAACCGGCACACTAGTACTGAAAGACCAACCAGTGAAATCTATCAACCATGCCATTTGTTCTTGACCTTCAGGAAGATTAAGGATCGCATTCTCGATCAGATAAACAAGATGTCTTATCTGGTTGTCTATGGATGTTGTATTCTGTAACATGAACAGCACTGATAAGCATCACTAAAGGTTTCTCAACACGACTCgatcaaaaataaaataataacaataattgCAATACAAAAAATAACATCCGTCACCTGCAATCCTGGTTTTAGTATAAGAACTGTTCTCCCATGGCGGTCATGGAAATCTGCTCTAAACAGTTTTCCTGTTTCGCCTTCACTGGCAACTTCGTGCTGCATTGAAATTTTATGAAACATATTATATTGAAAAAGATAATGCTGGTTAAAATGTCATAATATAAAATACATAATAACAATAACCAAAATATAAAAGGTAGTTGTAAGAACTGTTATAATAAAAAAATCTGATCATGATGATAAGTATATTAGTCAACAAAAGTGAACTAGATTCACTTATAAGGGAACATTCCCCACTTACCCAGCGGATTTCTTCAGGCTTGTAGGTTGCTCTCCAAGCTAGAGTGTCTTCGAGCATCTTCTTTGCTTTTTCAACATTCCAGTTGCGAGCTTCCAAGAATCTCCTCAAGCAAGCATCTGTGCAGTATCGCAAACTGCGCCCTGATAGTGGGCCAAGAGCAACTCTCAGCTCATTGATCTACAGAGTACAGACACAAAAGTTACTAAGTGGCTGCAGATATTCACCTTGGTCAGTAGTTGTAACAAAAGGCATCACTACATGCCACATATAATCAGAATAAAGACCATAAGCTTTCAGCTCCACTCCTTGGAGCATCTCGAATGCAACATCATTATCCTCTTTATGTACATTTTGATTGAATAATCACTCCAACCACCCCTAGAAGGCTATAACATGCACATATTTAGTGGTGTAAAACTATACAAATTAAAACTAGTTTCACTAAATTGTACTTAAAAATTTGACCGGGGCTGTCACACTGCATGCCAAAATTGACTGCAACAGAATTATTTATCTATGGAAGTATTGTATGTAGTCAAAATATCATCGAGTCTAGTAAAATTTACATAAACATCTGAGCAAGACTAAAGCTAGTGAAACATTGCAAGGTACTCAAAAAAATCTATAGAAAGGACATACTATTATTATACATGTTTAGCATCTACTTTCTAATACTTAAAATAGAAAGTGAATGCACATCTGCATTTAGACCTAATGCTTAATAATCAAAAATTGCTATTACCTTAACCTCAGGCAGAACCTCTTTATTCTCTTTCTCCTGTGATGCATGAGAACCATTCCTACGGCGAAACATTTTCTGCAAAGTGGAAACATACAAAACATTATAATAACAGACATCACAAGCAATGACTTGCCAGTTCTTTAATCTTATACTCCCTCCTTGTCCCGTAAAGGTTGACTcactttccttttttggatgtccCAAAATACTTGAACTTCTCTTTTCAAAAAACAactttaatattttaaaatgCATTCTTAGAAAGCATACAAAGCCAAACTCATTAAATTAAAGTACAACACAAACATGTGGACGCCAGTGCATTACAGTAAGTCAGCTGCTAGTTTCTTAATTGTTGTGCTATGTTGACCTGTTCAATCTTcaagggacagagggagtaacaAGCATCTCCGTTTGTAAGACCAAAACAAAGAGTAACCAAGATTTAAATCCAGGATCCCAACAATGGCAATACTAACCGAAAATATGCATTCAGCGGGTCACTTCAAATTGTTCAGTATATGTACTAAATCACAAGAAAGTTTACATGCCTAAAATCTCTTCCTTAATGCAGTTCGATTTGCTAGAACACACTCGAAAGAGTTGTCTCTACTCTCTAACTCGAGTAGTACATCAGGCTTGAGTTAGTTACAACTTACACCATTCACTTCACAACCAccatatttggatctaagataaGAGGTATGGGGGTGGAGGACTTTCTCTGTTCTCTTGTAAGAACCGTACACCTAAGTTGTCCCCATGTGTGACTAGATACTCAATCCAAGTTCATGTAACATAATATCAAACGCACTCTTTTTGCAAAACTTAATTGCTTATTCCATGAGCTAGTAGTCTAATCTAACTTTTGCAATCAtgaataaaatttaaaactgGTTTTGCATTTATAAAATCCGATCACATACAGGCTGCCATGATCTGATTTTCAACAAGTGGCGAGAAACATAGACATGTTTCATGAAAGAATTTTTTTATACTCTATGTATGGCAAAAATGCCAAAGCAATGATGAGCTTACTTCCCCTGAATTTTGATATGTTATAGTAGGCAATCCCACAATATGGTCTAGTCAGGATCATATCAATGAGTGCTAGAAGTATAGTAATCCCGACCACCATATACTTTAAAATGCCTTACTAGTACATGGTGCATATCATAATCTAATTAAAACTAGAATTATCACTCCCCATCCGCGTATACACTAAAATCTAATGCATAGACACATGCCACATACCCAATATAACATAGATTAGAGGACCTCAAAGATTTAAGTGACAAACACCTTACGGCTTACACAATAGCAAAAACAATGTTATCATGGATAACGTAGAATTTTAACACTGTAAactataaataaaataaactactGCAAAATACTTTAAAAATGTAACCAGTCAGTCGGTCACCAAAACTAATTTTTTTTCCAACCTATGATCATCCAGATATATGACCAAGAGAAAAGCCACTTGAGACAAATAAACCACTAAAATTTGGCATATAGAGTAAACTTTCTAGTCTTTTCTTACTCCCCCGGAATTAGAATTAATGCAAATTATACCAAAATTACAAGTTTCATGTGAGCTTTAACAAAACTCAAAAGGCCATTAGTACATTTCCAAAAAGTATCATTAAGTACATGCTTTTTCGATTCAATTTAGTACATTTCCAAAAAGTATCATTAAGTACATGCTTTTTCGATTCAATTTATTGTCAATTCATATCACAGCTCTAAACCTTGTTATTAGATTTATACTATGATCAAAACCAAATGTATCTCTCAAATCATGTCAAAAGCAAGTGAACAATTATGCTGATCAAACATCATTTTAATAATTATCAGTAAAAATAATATTAGACacaatattaattaaataataatattcaacaTTTCCCTAATTTCAAGAACCATTAGGACTTAATCAAGATCCAAACTTTACACAAAACCCACAGATCTAGGAACAAATAACAGCTTCCAATCACAACCCCATCGCAAAAATCTATCACAAACATGTATAAACACAGTCATGTAATTTAAATAAATTTGcatcaaaaatataatttaaataaataaaatgataatTACAGTAAAGTGTAAGATAATAAGTAAAACAAGGAAAATGGTATGTACTGTAAGGGTAGAAATGTACCTTAGATGAAAAGTCTTGatgggagagagagagggagagagagggagagagagagggggggagggagagagaagagagagaggagagagagagagagagagagagagagagagagaggagagagagagggggagagagggagggagagagagagagagagagagagagagagagagagagagagagagagagagattgctGAACTGAAGCACTTGTGTTGTGATAATGTTCAGATGATTTCAGACAGGTGAGAATATAAACACAGAGATAGATACAATGATCAGACCAAACTAGCTCTTCTCCACGAGGACAGGAGAACAGCACAGAGAGAGTGATCGAGAGAGAGAAAATGGGTGTGTGTATAGATACaaatatgtgtatgtatatatatgaaaTGAGATATTTTTACTGTAGGTTAGGTGGTGATTGCTAAATTAAGCTACACTCGAgaactatttttatatttttatatttttttgtaCTTTGTTTTGTTTGTCAGTTCTAAAAATTATCGATTTTATCGATTAATCACCCCCATTTTAATATGTTATGTCGATTCGATTTTTTAATCTGATTAATAGtgcattttttttaaaattaatatatttactttaatacattaattatttttctattttattaaaaatatccGATCAATTAATCCGATTAATCACCGATATCCGATTAATCACTGAAATGTTACTATATCGAAT
Encoded here:
- the LOC141667221 gene encoding uncharacterized protein LOC141667221, encoding MFRRRNGSHASQEKENKEVLPEVKINELRVALGPLSGRSLRYCTDACLRRFLEARNWNVEKAKKMLEDTLAWRATYKPEEIRWHEVASEGETGKLFRADFHDRHGRTVLILKPGLQNTTSIDNQIRHLVYLIENAILNLPEGQEQMAWLIDFTGWSFSTSVPVKSARDTISILQNYYPEILAVAFLYNPPRIFEAFWKVVKYFLDTKTFNKVKFVYPKNKDSVELMKTYFDVENLPTEFGGKTTLNYDHEEFSRLMAEDDIKSAKLWGFDGKPKPTYSGAEVVPEPETLASAAG